The genomic window ttgatcaaCTTTCTCATTGACTAACTTATCCATATTCTCATACTTTTCAAGATAGATAGGTTACTTTTTATGGATAGTATTTACccataaaatgaaaagaaaatcttATCCACTTAGAgagtggctaaatcattttttcatcgatcagtaaaatagatatttaattttttttctaaaatacctcatctttattttcaatattttgaTTCAATGCTCAATAATTCAATCATCCACTTTCTTCAAACctaaaaagcataaaaaatattataaaaaatataaataaattttaataatttatttaaaaaataataatataaaaaatgatggataataaattttaaaattatttttttatatataaattattttttatttaaatattatttaaaaaatatttatttgaaaaaatatagatttttaaataaattttttacctgACAGACCCTCAAAGTAGACAAAGGAACCGTGGGAGGAAGTCGTCGGGCATTCATATGCGTCCCCGTGTGCGGCGAGCAGCTTGCCCACGTGTGCAGCCTCCCCGCGTCCCATCCTAATCTTCAGGTGGCCCCGCCGGATCGCCGGTGGACTCCTCCGCCGTTGCCACTGTCCTCCTTGCGTGAGGCGGACTGGAGAGAGGGGGATGGATTTGCGAAGAATAGTAGAGTAGCCGAGCAGGATTACTGTTCGATGAAATGCTCGAGAGAGAGGAGTGGAAAGAATTCGCGAGCAAGCATGGGCACGTCTTGGATCAAGTTCAGCAGCAGTGGCGCTTTGGGTAAGTGGCTCTTTAACGTGGAAATGCTAGCACGAGACCAATAGAAAAGGACTGAATAATTGATGAACGGCAATAAAAAGCCTTTCCTTTGTTGAATTTCGGTGCTAGTTGAAGACGTTTGCAGTGCGGTTTATGATTGATAATTCTTCTCTTAGCTTTCTCAAAATTTGTTTCCTAAAATGTTTCCTTCTGTATAAAGTTTGTCAAGTGTTCTTGATGTGAATGAAACAATAGCAACTATAAAATCTTACAATCTGAGTAAAAACACTTCAATAGAAACCTCATGAAAAGGTTCGATCTAATTCTATTCAGCCTCGTCGACTTGCCCGGCCCTCGTCCTTGTCGGCTATTGCATCCTGGTACTGTGAAGGTGTGTTAATTGATGTAATGGGAGAGAGCAGGAGAGGGCAGATGGAGTATAACACTCCAATATTACTTCATTCCATTGGTTCTTCTGACTTTCTTACAGGATGAACCAGTACATGCCTTTATATAGTTACATAATGACTCTTGATATATTCCTTGCATAACTTTATTAGAACATTTAAGAGAACTATTAAACTTACATAGAACTCTAAAAGACACCCCTTGCATTCATGATTATTCACTTCATTAGATGACTCCACTCATATGACTCTTGCCATGATGCTTCACATGCACCATTAACTCCTGGACTCTTTGACCATACAACATACGACACCTTGTAGAATACCATGCAGGTTGACTCAATTGAGGTGACTATTAAATTTGGTTTAATATCCAACATATCATTCATTCATATGGCTCTCTACCCTTGTGAAATCATCTTGGTTCTTCTATTAGTGACAAGAAAAACTCTTTCTCTAAACTGTATTGCCTGGTCGAACCGCTACCATTGCCTTTAATTGGTATCTTGCCTGGCAAGCCTGCTGTCATTCCACGATTTTGTAAAACATCAAGATCATGATCTGATCTTCTGAACCTTCTCATGGTATAAAATTTTTGTTCAACCTCCCTCATTGTGGGCCTTTCTTCCCCTTTCAATCTCAAGCACAATTCAGTAAGAGTAGCAACTGTTTCaatctcttctcctcctcccacTCCCACAATATGGGGGTCTAAAATGTCATAGAGATGATTCTCCCTTAAGGAACAAATGAAATCCAAAGTCAGAGTTCCATCTTTATGTCTACTGTATGAAATTGGATGCTTCCCAGTTAACAACTCCAGGAGAATGACTCCAAAGCTATAGACATCACTTTTCTCTGTTAATTGGCCTGTTTGGTGGTACTCAGGATCCAAGTAACCATATGTTCCTTGAACAGTTGTGGTTACACATGTTCGATCAGGAGGAATAGACCTTGAAGCACCAAAATCTGATACCTTTACAGTATAGCTTTCATTGAGTAATATATTAGATGACTTGACATCTCTGTGAAAAATTGATATTGAAGCCGCGGAGTGTAGATAGGACAGTGCACTTGCAATTTCAGTGGCAATCCTTAGACGATCTTGTAATGATAGAGGAGCGAAGTCTTGGCTATCATGGAGATGGTTGAAAAGAGTTCCACCAgagataaattcatatactaacaaGGGGACTTCGGATTCTAGGCAACATCCAAAGAGCTTAACCACATTCCTGTGATTGATTTGCGAAAGAATAACCATCTCATTTataaattgatctaactcaatctgATTTGCTATCTTTGACTTTTTGATAGCAACCACGCGTTGGTCTAATAGAATTCCTTTATAAACAGTGCCATGGCCTCCTTTACCAACAACCCGAGCACTATCAAACTTGTTGGTTGCCTGCTCTAGCTCTTCTAGTGTGAAGATCTTCATCCTCTCAACAAGAGTTTCGTCAGAAGAAACAAGCTGTTGTAATAACAATCCCCGATTTTGGtgaaagaactttttttttctttttctcacatTTCTTTGCTTCAATTTCCTCCAAATCAGAACACTAGATCCAAGAAGAAGCAGAATGCCTAGGCCAGCACCTCCAGCTGTAAGAAAAGATATGTAAGAACTTATAATGACATACAGCAACATTTTGGATGGTAAACAatagataaattaagatcagaccAGCAGGAGAAAGCAGGAGGAATGGATGAATAAATAAAGCTTGTATGAGTCATGGCcacaatgaaatcaaattcttgagGTTGGAAATCTAGGATCACCTCTATGTAGTGATGTTGGACTAAAATTTTTAAGGATAAAATATCCCTCAGTTTAGCAAAAAAATTAGTATACCAATATATtgttaatatataatatcaatattatatatatatgatattatattatattgatattatatattatatttatgatatattatattataatatattattaatcatattattattatattatgatttaatgataattttaaattagaatagaaatatcttattatactttatatttatatataaaagtaTTTAACATATTActtttatttatcttattttttgatcaaaataaatattcatattgataaataaaatattataagtataaataaaaatattatttctataatactaattaatatatttttataggattaataatatATAGGACTAACAAACATATTTTTATGGAGCATATTAATTTCTAATATATTGATAAATATGTTAATAGTTTATttgaataaatatatttttatgcaaTACATCGTGGATAGTTTTGATattatatagatttttttaaaatatcaaataagttAATCATAGATATCTGAAAATCTTTAATCATTGGATCATGACCTATCCAATACGATGATCTTAGATTATTGGGATCAGATAATAAGAGCATTCAAATCACCAATATTTTTAGATCGCCAAACACTGCCTAAGATGATAATATGTCAATGTTTGATGATTATGTAGTTGTGCACCATACAAAATGTTTACACATCTCAAAAATGGATAGGTGCTGCTTATCTCTCAATGTTGCTTGGGCGTGAGAGCCATCGATTTCTGAGATGGAGAAATGTCATCCATCCAAACATGTCTAACTCTGGAAGAAAGAGTGCACGCACCACCAGAGAATGGGGACCGagattcaaataaaattattttttaactttCCCAACCATGATTAGAATAGTAACTTAGAAGACTaagtttgaaatttttatataaatcggAATCATACAACCCCTTTATGATCCGGTTGTACATTTGGGTGACAAACCTGTAGCTCTCACACTACATTACTGCACGCCATGAATTTAGCCAACAGGATAATAACAAATAATTGAAAGTAAGGTGTGAATTCCAACTcgctataataaaataatataaaaataaaaaataagaaggatAATTCCTACTTTCTCAGTGAATTATGACAGTTTTAAAGAGATTACCCAAGGCAATATCCAGCGGTGCAATCCCCTTGCAGCCTGTACCTTTTTTCAAACCATCACCCCTCGTTCCTCGTGGGCAAGTGCATTTATAGCCCCCTTTCGTGTTGGTGCATTTCCCCACACAAGGGTTGGTGTCCGGATGAGCACATTCGTCGATGTCTAACATGCAATTGAACACATATAATTAACATAACTAATTAAGTCACATTTGATGGTAAGTATTAGATTATCCAGAAACTTATAACTGAAACCCTAAATTATAAAAATTGGAAATGAGCTCTGTGGATGGAAGTGGGTATATATTTTTCATTTCTTATAGCTTTAGTTGGTAGcacctaaaatgaaattgaaaaaaaaaagtttaaagaTGCTAATTAATGCAGTTGGTAAAATTATTGGACTGCAATCTAATAATATGATCTAAATCTCATTTACCTCGTACCAAAAAATCCCATCTATACCTAGGTGACTGGGTAGGAGGTActcctctcccttttcttttaaGAAAATAGAGAATAATTTTCTACAGACAGATTTCCTACTATCATACCAAGGCCATGACCCAATGCCAACAGTTATGGGTCATTAAACATGTCTCCCCTAGACAACAGCTAATGATTTCACAAGcctttgaattaagagagagagagagagacttcatAAGCCATTCAGTTTTAAAATTAGAAGCTCGCTGACTTTCGAAATTGAAACAAGTAACCATAATTACAAAAATATAAATTACTCTTCTGCTACCGCTGGGTGTTCCTTTGGGCATGGACAAATTATGGTTTCAATGTTGCTGTTATAAATTATCACCATCTCTGAAAAACATTAAAGTCAAATATTTATTATGCCCAACTAGGATGTTTATGATAAGGGTCCATaaagctaatttttttttttttaaatcaagaaAAAGCCAAAGATTTCAACCCTTGATGGACTAaaatacttctttttttttatagtgaccaTTTTGCAGTATTGGTATGACGAATGCATTATAGATCTaacattatttttgtaaatatattttaacaatatttatatgaatatataaATCTATGTCATGATATTGAAATAGTTATGATCTACAATCATGTCCATGCTGGCTGTTACCCTGATATTGTCATGTATTTATGTCGGATGCATGTTATAATACTGAAAAATAAAGACCTCTTACATAtattaatctgaaataaaatgtGTTGAGGGAGTAAACCATTGCAAACCAGTAGGGCACATGTATTACTCTATAAATTGCTTTTGGTCACCAAATTTATAACCTCAACATCGATCTAACAATGTCGGGTCAGCCACGGTCCCATTTATTGCAACACAACCAGCTTATAAAGTTACCAGTATACCCTTGTTTGCAGTCAAATTATAATTTGGAAAAGCTTTCCTGGCAATtctagaaagttttttttttttttttgatttttaatctaaatattcCCTATTTATTGTGTAATTGCATAAAGAAGCAATTGGAGCAGACATAAACGATTAGTTTGGAGGATATGTGCCTATATGACAAAGGGTGCACGTGCAGAGACCTTAAAATGTTTTAGATGGTATAATTATTGTCAACGTCATCAATTGCGTGGAATGTTGCACTAAAGACAGCAGGAATACTTGATGGTGATGGCGATGATGATGAATGATGATCAGAatgatttatttaatattttggcTTGGAAAGGAATAGGAAGTCTTGATTGGGACGTTTCTGGAGGGCAAGTGCAAATGTGTATACTTTATCTTGCGATATGTGTGCCTAATTTTTATACATTTGAATTGAAAATTATGTGGGATTTATGGATTATGCTGTCCATCCAAGCACAAATTCTATGGAAAGAAAAATCGATCAATAGATTTATGATTTTTATTTCAGTAACCCAAAGGATGGGATTTGTGTTGGGATACGGGTAGACCTTTAGAAGATGCCAACTAGGTAGGCCAACAAGAGGCTCAATTCTTATATGATTTTCAgtttaatttttaagaaatatatAGATATTATATCAGCTCGTTTAAATACATCAATTTCAGACGCTACACTTTTCATGATCCAACCAGATGGTTTAACAAGGATAATCCAATAAAGATCCAAACATGGCTTTACAAAATCAACATAACATCCATAAATTTAATTACCAAACAAAAACCTTGGATACCTTGATTAGAATTCAACTCATCCGATGCAATCATGATGCACAATAAAATGATGAATTACACTGATGACCGTGTtttcttgttttcaaaaaaagtAGTGAGAAATAGGGCGATGGGGTATGGACGGAAACAATCATAATGGACAGTGAAAAAGGatgaaagaagaaggggaagaaacatGTTTGGTGGCATTTTTGCTTAAACGATACCCAAGTTGAGTTCGTAGGGAGCAGAAAACAAATCTTGAGTTAATTGGGGATATCCATTTCAATCACCTACTGAGTAATTGCAAATACGACTTTTCTGGTTCAAAAAGGAGTggaatgggaaaaaaaaaaaatagagccttGATGGGAGACCGCCCCATAAATTTCCAACCAAACACTCGGAGATTTGACTGCCGCTGCAGCGAGGGTCTTGCACGGCTCAGGATGATCGAGATGCTGATGCAACGCTTAGACCAGTTCTATGAACGGGTAATAGAAAATCTTCTGAAGCGAGCACCTGGAGAAGATTTCCGTTGCAATGGTAATATCATATCAAATTTATAACaaccaaatcaaaatttaaaaattaataataaaatatataataattaatgaaatataaatatttttattaaattatgataaatttaacATGATATCACTGTtgcaatgatattttttttgagtatttggtTCTATGCACATGACATCATTCAATGTGATCGATGCAACTCGGTTTTGATTTGAGAGCTGTGTTATATCGTGCCATACACATGATTAGAATATTACCCAAAAAACCAAAAAGAGTTTGCTTCCCATGTCATGCTTGCTTTGCACCATTGAAGGCCCTGCATGTTTTTGTTGGTGACACATAGCCCAGGTTTATATCCCGTGTAGTGCATCTTTTTTGCCATCACACCATCCTATCAtggagataaaaaaatatttattgcaacGGTGATATTGCGTCAAATTTATCACAACTCAACAAGAATATCTGTATTTCATAGAACGCCACGTATTTCATCAATTCTCATAAATGATACCCCATACTAACCAACGATTCTTGGCCTTTGATTGGGTTGTGACAACTTTGATATGGTGTCATCATTGCAATGAATATCTTCTCCATGGAGATAGATGATCGTAAAACTTGGCATTAATTATCATCTTCCGTGTTAAACATGGTACATGACGATAAAAGTTACTGGGTGTTTGCAAACCATCCATCACTCTAAATGCGATAATATGGCAGTATTTGGTGATTATATAGTTACTAGCTTGGAACTCCATACGATGTGTAGTATATAATTATTttcttaaataataattttaaaataagtacATAATTATTTCTTTCCAACCATTAACCAAtaatacatacgtacgtacatgcCTAGCATGCACAATTACATAAACCccacatatttttttatttaatagatatattattttaaaatattattattatttattatattttattattatataatatatatattgagTTTTGCAACCGTGCTTTTTTATAatgttttattataaaatatagttaaaatattacacaatattatttttatatattatattttatttttaaaaaatattttttttttcttttcttctttcttctccgcaGACTTCACGGCCTTCCTCTCTGCTcacaaaataattgaaaaaagatcattatataaaaaattcTTCATCATGGGCTAAATCATAAAACaactccaaatcaaatcaaaccaactcAATGTGGTCTGATCAAGTCAATTATTAATGGATTGATGGATTAATGGATTCAGATTTCTAAAATCCGAAAATCTGAATCC from Elaeis guineensis isolate ETL-2024a chromosome 4, EG11, whole genome shotgun sequence includes these protein-coding regions:
- the LOC105044006 gene encoding wall-associated receptor kinase 2, yielding MVVLPLFMLQVLWLAPPSSSNMLDPSVMQEDAPQCYDRTGIHIQYPFGVVGNDSVGLIPLPGFEIECSGSGPKLKLGSDRYRLLNLSLDHGYVRIVGHVIASRCPDNSSGHSLWPYHVPDLTDTPYTFSATRNQFTATGCDAMALIHGSGNRRVISGCVSFCADLKTVTPGVCSGVGCCQAPVPPGLKSFQLEFRSVRNLSGSTYESAKLPCSKAFIVDKAWYNFTRDDPRGNPDDEYRPVFLDWAIGNQKCQEVIRRNDTDYACKGNSHCIDPPDVAGYRCSCDPGYEGNPYSPGGCEDIDECAHPDTNPCVGKCTNTKGGYKCTCPRGTRGDGLKKGTGCKGIAPLDIALAGGAGLGILLLLGSSVLIWRKLKQRNVRKRKKKFFHQNRGLLLQQLVSSDETLVERMKIFTLEELEQATNKFDSARVVGKGGHGTVYKGILLDQRVVAIKKSKIANQIELDQFINEMVILSQINHRNVVKLFGCCLESEVPLLVYEFISGGTLFNHLHDSQDFAPLSLQDRLRIATEIASALSYLHSAASISIFHRDVKSSNILLNESYTVKVSDFGASRSIPPDRTCVTTTVQGTYGYLDPEYHQTGQLTEKSDVYSFGVILLELLTGKHPISYSRHKDGTLTLDFICSLRENHLYDILDPHIVGVGGGEEIETVATLTELCLRLKGEERPTMREVEQKFYTMRRFRRSDHDLDVLQNRGMTAGLPGKIPIKGNGSGSTRQYSLEKEFFLSLIEEPR